The DNA region AGAACGGGGGAAAGCCCCCAGATGGTAAAACTCTTTCTATCCGTCTGCACGGTCATATAGATCGTCTCCTCTGCTGTCGTTGTATTACGCTCTGGCTATCCCGGCCTTTCTAGCCGCCTCCGACACCGCTTTGGCGACCGTCGGGACGACCCTCTCGTCCAAGGCCTCGGGAATTATCCTCTCGGAGGAAAGTTCATCGTCCGAAACCAGTCCGGCCAGTGCGTAGGCCGCGGCCAACTTCATCGACTCGTCGATATCGCTGGCCCTCACGTCCAAGGCCCCTTTGAATATGCCGGGAAAGCCGAGACAATTGTTGATCTGGTTCGGGAAATCGCTGCGCCCTGTGGCGACGACTGCGGCTCCTGCCTTCACGGCCTCGTCGGGGTATATCTCCGGGGTCGGGTTGGCCATGGCGAATATTATGGCATTGGAAGCCATCGAACGGACCATGTCGGCCGTGACCAATCCGGGACCGGATATGCCAAGGAAAACGTCCGCTCCCACGATGACGTCCGCCAGGGTCCCCGATTCCTTGCCCCTGTTGGTCTCCTCGGCCATCTCCTTCTTGATCCAGTTCATGTTGGTCTCTCTTCCCTCGTAGATGGCTCCGGCTCTGTCGCACAATATGACGTTACCGGCCCCTACGCTCTGAAGGAGCTTGCATATGGCTATACCGGCGGCACCGGCACCGTTCATCACTATCTTGACATCCTCTATGGACTTACCGACCAATTTAAGTGAGTTGAGCAAACCGGCCAGGACTATTACCGCCGTTCCGTGCTGGTCGTCGTGAAAAACCGGTATATCCAGTCTTTCCTTAAGCTTTCTCTCGATCTCGAAGCATCGGGGGGCGGCGATGTCCTCCAGGTTGATGCCGCCGAATCCGCTGGCTATCATGGCAGTGGTCTCAACTATCACGTCCACGTCCTTGCTGCCGACGCAGATCGGGAAGGCATCGACCCCGGCGAAACGCTTGAAGAGAACCGCCTTGCCCTCCATCACGGGAAGTCCGGCGGCTGGACCTATATCGCCCAACCCCAGGACGGCGCTTCCGTCGGTTACGACTGCCACCATGTTTCCCTTGGTCGTGTAGGTATACACG from Dethiosulfovibrio faecalis includes:
- a CDS encoding NAD(P)-dependent malic enzyme, with product MEALKAHAEAKGKLSVESRIPVKDMHDLAVVYTPGVAEPCRKIKENPEDVYTYTTKGNMVAVVTDGSAVLGLGDIGPAAGLPVMEGKAVLFKRFAGVDAFPICVGSKDVDVIVETTAMIASGFGGINLEDIAAPRCFEIERKLKERLDIPVFHDDQHGTAVIVLAGLLNSLKLVGKSIEDVKIVMNGAGAAGIAICKLLQSVGAGNVILCDRAGAIYEGRETNMNWIKKEMAEETNRGKESGTLADVIVGADVFLGISGPGLVTADMVRSMASNAIIFAMANPTPEIYPDEAVKAGAAVVATGRSDFPNQINNCLGFPGIFKGALDVRASDIDESMKLAAAYALAGLVSDDELSSERIIPEALDERVVPTVAKAVSEAARKAGIARA